CCGGTGCTCAACGAGGCGGAGACGGTGGAGAAGCTGGCGCAGCAGGTGCTCGACTGCTTCGACGGCATCGGCCGCTCCTGCGAGGTGGTCTTCGTCGACGACGGCTCCGACGACGGTACGCCAGCGCGGGTGCGGGCGGCTCGGGAAAAGGATTCGCGAGTCAAGCTGGTGCGGCTGCGGCGCAACTTCGGCAAGGCGGCGGCCCTCTCCGCCGGCTTCGATCACTGCCGGGGGCGCTTCATCATCACCATGGATGGCGACCTCCAGGACGACCCGGCGGAGATCCCCCGTTTCCTGACCCACCTGGAAGAGAACGACCTGGATCTGGTCTCGGGCTGGAAGCGGCGGCGTCAGGATCCCATCTCCAAACGCTGGCCGTCCAAGCTCTTCAACCGGGTCACCCGCACCTTGGCGCAGGTGGATCTGCACGACTTCAACTGCGGCTTCAAGGCCTATCGCCGGGAGGTGCTGGAGCAGATCGCGGTCTATGGCGAGCTGCACCGTTATATTCCGGTGCTGGCCAGCCGCCGGGGCTTCAAGATCGGTGAGATCGAGGTGCAGCACCATCCGCGGCGCCACGGGGTGAGCAAATATGGCTGGGACCGGCTGTACAAGGGGCTCTTGGACCTGATCACGGTCCTCTTCATCACCAAGTACACCCGCCGGCCGCTGCATCTCTTCGGGGTCATCGGGCTGTTCTTTCTCGGTCTCGGCTTCCTCATCAATCTCTACCTGCTGGTGCTTTGGATCGGCGGTGAGTCGCTGAGTGACCGGCCGCTGCTGCAGCTGGGGATGCTTCTCATGCTCATCGGCATCCAGGTTCTCACCACTGGGTTGCTGGGGGAGATGATCACCTTCAAGAATTTCCGCCGCTCGGATAGCTACTCGATCAAAGAGCGCCTCGACTAGCCTCCAGCGCCTTCCTCACCACCGTTGCAACTCCTCTTCCTCACCCAGACTTACCCGCGCTTCGCCGGGGATACCGCCGGTCCTTTCATCCGGGATCTGGCGCGGGGATTGGTGCGCGGCGGCGACCGGGTGACGGTGCTGGCGCCTCACGCTCGGGAGGTGGCCGACGGGTGGGACGACGACGGCGTCACCGTGCGCACCTTCCGCTATGCACCGGAGCGGTTCGAGGTCCTGGGCTACAGCCGCAGCCTGGCGAAGGACGAGAGTGCCCGCCTCGGCGCTCTGGCGGTAGCGCCCCTCTATCTGCTGGCGGCTCGGAGGGCGGTGCGCCGGCTGCTGGCGAAGCCGCCGGGGGGAGATCGATTCGATCTGCTCCACGCCCATTGGGTGGTGCCCAACGCTCTGGTAGCGGCACCTCTGGCGGGCTCGCGATCGCTGCCCCATCGAGTGCCCCTGGCGGTGGGGCTGCACGGCAGCGACGTCTTCATGGCGGAAAAGGCCATCTTTCGAGGGCTGGTGGGCCAGGCTCTGGCGCGCGCCCGGGTGCTCACCGGCTGCTCACCGGAGTTGGTGGATCGGGTGCGGGCTTTGGGGGTGCGACCCGCGGGGTTCCCGGAAGCGCGTTCCCGGGTCATCCCCTACGGCGTCGACGTCGAGCTCTTCTCCCCCGATCGAGAGCGACGCGGCCTGTGGCGCCAGCAGCTGGGGATTCCGGAGGATGCTCCTCTGGGACTGACGGTGGGGCGCATGGCCACCAAGAAGGGC
This portion of the Acidobacteriota bacterium genome encodes:
- a CDS encoding glycosyltransferase, producing MQLLFLTQTYPRFAGDTAGPFIRDLARGLVRGGDRVTVLAPHAREVADGWDDDGVTVRTFRYAPERFEVLGYSRSLAKDESARLGALAVAPLYLLAARRAVRRLLAKPPGGDRFDLLHAHWVVPNALVAAPLAGSRSLPHRVPLAVGLHGSDVFMAEKAIFRGLVGQALARARVLTGCSPELVDRVRALGVRPAGFPEARSRVIPYGVDVELFSPDRERRGLWRQQLGIPEDAPLGLTVGRMATKKGYQVLMPELEELLADNPDLHLVLAGAGDRLEEFQRAAAPWPRRVHFPGAVYRDTLPDLYRAA
- a CDS encoding glycosyltransferase family 2 protein, with amino-acid sequence MPQAQSTSSSRPEPAAGPGEIQERELAAPEVSVLVPVLNEAETVEKLAQQVLDCFDGIGRSCEVVFVDDGSDDGTPARVRAAREKDSRVKLVRLRRNFGKAAALSAGFDHCRGRFIITMDGDLQDDPAEIPRFLTHLEENDLDLVSGWKRRRQDPISKRWPSKLFNRVTRTLAQVDLHDFNCGFKAYRREVLEQIAVYGELHRYIPVLASRRGFKIGEIEVQHHPRRHGVSKYGWDRLYKGLLDLITVLFITKYTRRPLHLFGVIGLFFLGLGFLINLYLLVLWIGGESLSDRPLLQLGMLLMLIGIQVLTTGLLGEMITFKNFRRSDSYSIKERLD